Part of the Phycisphaerales bacterium genome, ACCCAGCACGTTGACACCCACGGGCGCCACCGGACAGCACGCTTCGGCCGACTCGGCCCATACGGCCTCCTCGCCGGCGAGCGGGCGACCGATCACGCTGCGCGGTCTGAGCGGCACGGTGCCGGCGACGGTCGAGGAGGTCGGTGCCGGCGCGGCGGTCGTGTTCCTGCACGGGCTGGTGGGCCTGAACGAGCACTGGGAAGAGGTCGTCCGCCTGGCCGAGCCGAGCGTGCGGTGCGTGCTGCTGCAGGTGCCGCTGCTCGACCTGCGCGGCGACGACTGCTCGATCGACGGCGTCACGGCCCTGACGATCGACTTCCTGCAGAAGCACTTCGACCACCCGGTCGTGCTCGTGGGCAACAGCTTCGGCGGTCACGTTGCATTGCGCGTTGCGCTGCAGCGGCCCGACCTGGTGCGCGGCCTGGTGCTCGCCGGCAGCAGCGGGCTCATCGAGAAGTCGATGGTCAGCGACGTCCAGCTCCGTCCCAGCCGCGGCTGGCTGCAACGCAAGATCGGTGAGCTGTTCTACGACCCCAGCACGCACATGCGCGACAGCGACATCGAGCGCGCCTACCAGCAACTGAGCGAGCGCGGCGGAGCGCGGGCGATGGTCCGGCTCAGCCGCAGCGCCCGGCGGAACCACCTGGGCTCGCGCATGAGCGGCATCGGCGCGCCCACGCTCTTGATCTGGGGCAAGCAGGACATCGTGACGCCGCCCGAGGCCGCCGAGCAGTTCGCCTCGATGCTCGGTCGCTCGCGGCTGGTCTGGTTCGACCGCTGCGGCCACGTGCCCATGATGGAACACCCCGAGCCGTTCGCCCAGGAGCTCGTCGAGTTCGTCGAGTCGCTCGGCCCCGAGAAGCCGGACGCGTAGGCCCCGCCCGTGGCACGCACCGCGATCACGGACCAGCCCGGCGGCCTGCGATGGACCTCGCTCATCGGCGCGGGGCTGCACGCACGCGTGGCCGGCCGGGCGAAGAAGCTCCGCAGGTACGACTACTGGAACGCCAACACGGCGTACGTGCAGCGGGCCCAGCTGCGATCGCTCCTGGAGCAAGCAAAGGACACGGCGTTCGGATGCGAATACGGCTTCGCCAGTGTGCTCAAGGCCAGCGACGCGGACATCGCCGGCGAGTATCGCAAGGCCGTGCCCGCGCGCGATTACGTGGCGTTCCTGCCGTACGTCCAGCGGATGGTCGAGGGCGCCGAGCCCGACGTCCTCTGGCCGGGCCTGGTCAAGCAGTTCTGCCAGACCAGCGGGACGACGGCGGGCGACAAGCGGATCCCCATCAGCGACGCGATGATGAAGAGCAACTTCAAGGCGTCGCTGGACATCTTCTCCCACGCCATCAATTGGGGCGTGTCGATCCCCATGCTCTTCGGCGGACGGGCGCTGTTCCTGGGAGGCTCGAGCGCGCTCGAACGCCAGGACAACGGCATGCTCATCGGCGACCTGTCGGGCATCGCGACCCAGCAGATCCGCTGGCCGCTCAGCGAGATCTACTCGCCGGGCAAGGACATCGCCCTCATGGACCACTGGCCGAGCAAGCTCGACGCCATGGCCGAACTGACTTCGACCCAAGACATCCGCATGATCAGCGGCATGCCGAGCTGGACCGTGGCGCTCATGGAGAAGGTGCTTGCCAAGACCGGCAAGCAGCGCATCGACCAGGTCTGGCCCAACCTCACGCTCTTCACGCACGGCGGCGTGCGGTACGACCCCTTCGAGCCCACCGTGCGCCGCTTGTTTACCGGCGGCGAGCGCGACATCCCGGTCCGCCTGGAGCTCTACCCCGCCAGCGAGGGCTTCATCGCCGTCCAGGACGAATTCGGCGAGCCCGGCATGCGCCTCAACGCCGACCACGGCAACTTCTACGAATTCGTGCGGCTCGAGGACATCGGCGAGGACGATGCCGAGGCCGTGTGCGCCGACGAGGCCGAGCCCGGCCAGCGGTACGTGGTGGTTATGAGCACGTGCGCCGGGCTGTGGCGCTACGTCATCGGCGACGTCGTGGTCTTCGACAGCGTGCCCAACCGCATGGGCTGGGGCGGCGGGACCGGGCCCGCCCGGCTGCGGATCGTCGGCCGCCACAAGCTGTTCATCAACGCCTTCGGCGAGAACCTGATCGTCGAGAACATCGAGACGGCGGTCGCCCACGCCGCCCGCGAGACGGGCATCGAGGTCGGCGAGTTCACCGCGTCGCCGGTCTACCCGGGCAACGGCGTGCGGTCGGGGCTGCAGCTGGCCGTCGAGGTCGTCCGCCGGGGCGATCTGGGGCAGTTTGCCGAGGCCTTCGATGCCAAGCTCCAGGGCGAGGTGGTCGACTATCGCGTGAAGCGGACCGACGGGCTGGGCATGGCGCCGCCCATCGTGACGCCGCTCGAGCCGGGCGCGATCCACCGGTGGATGGAGTCTCGCGGCAAGCTCGGCGGGCAGCACAAGGTCCCGCGGTGCGCCAACCACCGAGAGTTCATGGACGCCCTGGCCGGGCCCGTCGAGGCGAGCCCGGCGGCCGCAAACCGCCCATAAGCCGGCCTCTTGATGAGAAGCCGCCGGCGCGGCGCACTATCCTTTGATTGCCCGAACGAGGCCCGCGAGAGCCCGCGGCGAACCTGCCCGTACAAAGCCCCCTGATGCGAATCCTTATCTCCAACCCGGACACCATCGGCGACGTCGTCCTGCGCGAACCGCTGTTCCGGGCGCTGGCGGAGGCGGGGCACGAGCTCGCCCTGGTCGTCAGCCCGCTGGTACAGCCCATGGCCCGGGCCGTGGCACCGACCGCCCGCCTCATCGAGCTGCCCATCAACGTCTACGACGGCAAGCTCGACGCCGACGACGAACGCCTCGACGACGTCGTCGAGGCCGCGGAGGCGTTCGACCCCGAGGTACTCGTCGGCGCCCCCTTCACCTGGACCATCCTGGAGGAGCGGCTCTGCGAGGCGTTCCCCAAGGCCCGACGCATCGGCCAGGCTGGCGGCAAGTTCCTCGATTCCGAGTTCAGCCTCGACGGGGCAACGCCGGTGCTGTTCGACGAGGTCGTCCGGGTCAACGAGGACCTGCACGAACTTCGCAAGAGCGAGGCCCTGGCGCGAGCGGTGCTTAACGCCGGCGTGTACCTGGACGAGCCGCGGCTGGTGCTCAACGACGAGTTGCAACGGTCGGCCGATGCCGTTCTCGCGCGCCTGGAACTCAAGCGTGGCTCGTTCCTTGCTGCGTGCGTAGGCCACCAGGAATACACGGCCGTCCGCAACTGGCGACCCGAGCGATGGGCCGAGGCACTGGCCCACTGGATGGTGGAGTACGACCGGCCCGTGCTGTTGCTGGGGGCCCAGGGAGAGTCCGAGGTTGCTCGAACGATCGGCGATGCGCTGGAAGCTAAGGGCCTCGAGCCCAGGCACTGGTTCGGCGGGCCCGAGGGCGACACGCTGCTGCTGGCGGCGCTGCTCGACGCTTCACGCGCGTACGTGGGCAAGGACACAGGGCCGATGCACATGGCTGCAGCGCTGGGCAAGCCCGTGCTGGCGGTCTTCGGCGGGGGAACCTGGCCGCGTTTCCGCCCGCTTGTGAAGCCGAGCGTGTCGATCACGCTTGCGGTGCCCTGCTCGCCGTGCGACTGGCGGTGCGAACAGCGCCGCTCGCACTGCGTCAAGGACGTACCCGTCAGCGCCGTCACCGCGCAGATCGATCGATTCGAAAACGGAGAGGTCGAGGGTGCCGACGTGGTGCAGATCGAGCCGAGCCGGGCGATGCTGGTGGGCATGGCCGGCGACGCTGCCCGTGCAGCGAAGCACTACCGCGCCGAGCTCTCGATCGCTCGCCGGTCACTCAAGAAGAAGAACGAGGAAACTCGGGAGAAGGCAATGAGCGACAACGCGGTCATGCAGCGGCTCGATAAGCTCGAGCAGGTGCTGCGGAATTCGAGGTCCGACGAGGCCGAACGCCGGGCCAGCGAGGTGACGCAGAAGCTCACGCAGAACACCCAGGCGCTCGAGCAGGCAAGGCGAGAGCTGGCCAGCGCCGTCGAGCGCGCCGATACGGCCAACCAGGCGACATCGAGCCTCAAGGCCGAGATCGAGCAACTGAGGACGCAACTGGAACAGAGCCGGCAGCGGCTGCATGAGTCCGAGTCGAGAGCGGCCGAAGCCGAGAAGACGCGCGACAAGGCCGCGATGCAGCGCGATGCCGCGGAGCGCGAGGCCGCAGAACTTCGCGCCAAGTACGCCGGCGTCGACCTGCCGAAGCTGCGGGCCGACCTGTCGAAGGCGCGGCGCCTGGTCGGCGCTCTGCAGGGCGAGAACAACGACTTGAAGCTCCGTGCCGACCAACGGCTCGAAGAACGCCGCGCGATGGAGAAGCTGGCCGACCAGCGACTGGTGGCCGTGCAGAACCTCGAGAACAAGCTAGGCGAACTGCTCGCCAGCCGATGGCGGCAGATGGGCCAGCGCCTGCACGTGGCGATGGTGCTGCCGTGGGAAGAGGCCGAGCGACGTCGGCTTCTGGGGACGGGCACGAACGGGCAGCACTAGGGCGGCTTGAGGCACGCCGGCCCAGGATCCTGAAGGGGAGCGATCGATGAGTACGACCCGCACCGAGAGCACGGGACTGTTGCACCATGCCCGCCGACTGACCGAACGCATGCGGACCCTCGATGCCGGTACGTCCATCGAGGACGCGCTCGTCTCGGCGCTGGACGGCGAGCGGGGCGTCGTGCTCGTCGCGGGCGAGCCCGGGGCCGCCGTTCAGGACGCCATCGCGAGGGCGTGCGACGAGCGCGGCTGGCAGGCCTACGTCGCCGTCGGAGACGCCGAGTCCGCAAGGACGTTGGTCGAGACGCTCCGCCGGGCCGTCATCGTCGAGCACAATGCCACCGAATTACTGCGCACGCTACCGGTGAAGCCCTGCGTGACGATCGTGCAAGATGCCGAAGCACTCCCGGCGATCGCACGCGTCGCATGCGACGGCGGGCTGGCGATCCTCGTAGACGAGACCAAGGCCGAGGACGGCGCGTGGGCGCGCATCGGGGGCGGCGACACGTACGCGGTGCTGGAACGGCGGAGCACGGCATCGGGCATCCTGCCGGTACGCCTCGACGACGAGATGTTCGGACGGCTCGGCGACCTCACGCGTCGAGCGCTCGTCGAGGGCCCCACCCCCGCGGCCGAGGCCACCATGCGCACGCCCGCGGTCGCTCCGCCGAGGGGATATGGCAGCCGCCAGACGCGTCGAGAACTCATCGAGCTGGTGATGCATGCTCGTAAGTCGCTGGCACCCCGGCGAGAGCGACGCATGCTCGAGGGCCTCAGCCGCTGGCCTTGGGTGGTGCCGCAGGGCGAACCGCTCCCGCCGACGATGCCCGACGGCTCGCCATGGCCCAAGATCTCGATCGTGACGCCCACGTACAACCAAGGCCACTTCATCGAGGAGACCATCCTCTCGATCATCCACCAGGGCTATCCGAACCTCGAGCACATCCTGATGGACGGCAGTTCGACCGACGACACGATGGAGGTGGTCGATCGGTACCGAGACCACTTCTCGGTGATCGTCTCGGAGAAGGACGAGGGCCAGAGCGACGCCATCAACAAGGGATTCGAGCGTGCGACCGGCGAGATCCTGACGTGGATCAACAGCGACGATCTGGTGGCGCCGGGGGCGCTGGCCGCCGCCGCCATCGCCTTCAAGACCAGCGGGGCCGATTTCGTCAACGGCATCTCGCAGGTCTTCAAAGAGGGCAGGCTGGTGCACCAGTGCATCACCAGCTGCGGCGAAGGCCCCATGCCGCTGCAGGACATGCTCGACCTGGAAAACTGCTGGCTGACCGGCCAATTCTGGTGGCAGCCCGACAGCTTTTTCACCAAGGACCTGTGGGACCGGGCGGGCGCGCACGTCCGCGTCGACTGGTACTACTCGATGGACTACGAGCTGTGGCTGCGCATGGCCCAGGCCGGCGCGAGGGTCCACAGCATCGGCCGCCCGATCTGCTGGTATCGCACCCACGAAGACCAGAAGACCAGCGAGGGCGAGGGCTCGGGCTTCCGCGGCGAGCTTCCCAAGGTCGTCGTCGATCACTGCGAGAAGCACGGCATCGTCCGCGAGCAGCGCGAGAAGGAGGTCGTGAAGGGCCGTCTGCGCGTGGCGCTATTCAACGATGTGGGCTTCGAGTACGGAGCGGGCATCGCCCAGCGCCGGCTCGCCGAGGCATTCGCGTCCGCCGGCCACGACGTCCGCGTGCTGGCAGCGACGCATCCCGAGCCGGTTCGCGAGACGCCGACGGTCTCGGCCGAGGCAGTGCTCGCCGCCCTCGACGCGGTCGAGCCCGATCTGGTCATCATCGGCAACGTCCACGGCGCCGACATAGCCCCAGAGGCACTCAGCGCGATCGCGAACAAGCACGAGACCGTGTTCTTCATGCACGACGCATGGCTGCTGACCGGCCGCGAAACCTACTTCGGTGACAACGAGGACTTCCTGACCGGCATCGTGGGCCGGACCAGCACGCAGGCCGGCTACCCGGCGATGGAAGAGTCTGCGATCCGCCCCGCGTGGGAGGCCAAGCGACGCTTCCTGACGGGCTGCGAGAACCTGACGATCCTGACCAACAGCCAGTGGCTGGCCGACCGTGCGACCGCGGCTCTCGACGCACTCGACGCCGCTGGGGATGCCGACGCAGGCAAGGCGCCGTTCGACCTGGGCCATCGTCCGCCCGTGCATGCGGTGCGATACGGGCTCGACGTCGATGCGCTCCGGCCCCGCGACAAGGCGACCTGTCGCGATGCGCTCGGCCTACCCAAGGACGACTTCCTGATCATGGCTTCGGCCTGCTCGCTCGACGACGATCGCAAGGGCATCGCGTACCTCGCGAAGGCCCTTAAGCAACTCGGGCTGCCCGATGCCACGGTCGTCGGCGTCGGATACGTGCCGCCCAACGCGAAGCCGCCGATTCCCGGCATGCGCGCGATGGGCTACATGCGCGATCCGCAGCAGCTCGCGATGCTCTACTCGGCGTGCGACCTCTTCGTAGCGCCCAGCACCGACGAGGCCTTCGGCCAGGTCTTCATCGAGGCCGCAGCCTGCGGCACGCCGGCGATCGGCTTTCCCGTGGGCGGCGTTCCCGAGGCGATCACGCACGGCGTCACCGGACTGGTCGCGCGCGAGGTCTCATCCGAGGCGCTGGCCGAGGCGATCGACACGCTCTACCGGGACGACGCCTATCGCTCCAATCTGGGACGGTGGGCACGCATCCACGCCCAGAACGAATGGAGCCTGTACACGAGCTACCAGCGGCTGCACGTCGCGCTCACCGAGAGCGGCGCAGGCAACCGCATCGGCCTGAGCCGCAAGATCGACTTCACCCGTCCGTCGCCCGTGCCCGAGCACGCCACCCTGCTACCCACGAGCGGCCCGGCATACGAGCCCCGGTTCGGCTTCGATCACTGGGAGGGCCCGAAGCCAGACCAGAATCTCGGCCGGTTCCGCTGGCTCCGGGGCGGCACCGCAGCGGCCGTGCTCCACGCGCGAAGCAGCGGCCACGCGCGGCTCGCCATCACCTGCCGAAACCTCCACAAGGGCCAGCGGCTGCGCCTCGTACTCAATGGCGCGACCGTGCACGAGGGCTCGATCCCGGTGACGCAGCCGCACACCGACCATGCACTCACGCTGCCCGTGGCCGTGAACCAGGGTGCCAACCACCTGCAGCTCCAACTGTGGAAGTGGAACCAGGGCGAGGGTCGGCCGCTGTCGCTCATGCTGACGGACCTTCGGCTCATCGAAGACTGACGCTCGCGGGCCGACGTCAGATGACGTCGCGAATCTCGGCGCGGGCGGCTCGCAGCGCGAGTAGGCCAAGCGTCGTGAACAGCACCGCCCACCCGAGCGCCACCGGCAGCAGCCACAGGTCGGGCAGCCGGCCCTCCAGCATCATCTGCCGGCCGGCCTCGAGCGCGGGGTACGTCGGGTTGTACGGCAGCGCGGCCTGGACGGCCTCGGGCAGGATCTCGGGCTTGTAGACCATCGGATAGGCCCAGAAGCCGATCATCAGCACGATGCGGATGACCTCGGCTACGTCCTTGACGAACGGCACCACCGCTGCACCGAGTGCGCCCAGGCCAAAACCAAGCATCAGCAAGAGTACGAACGGCACCGGCGCAAGCAGCCAGTACGCATTTGGAATAAAGCCGAATGGGATGGCCGCGACGGCCAGGATGGCGTAGCTGATCACCAGCCCGATGGCGGCAGACACCACCGTTTGCGCGACGAACGCGCTTTCGGGGATCGGCAGCTTGCGAAGGTACTGCGCGTTGGCCACGACCGCCTGACTGCCGCGCGACACGGTCTCGGAGAACGCCAGCCACGGAATCATCGCGCTGCAGAGGTAGACCACGTACGGGGCGTCGTTGGTGCCCTCGCGGCTCATGATGCTGGCGAAGACCAGCGAATAGATCAAGATCATCGACAGCGGCTGGATGACGTTCCAGAGCACGCCAACGCCCGCGCCGGCGTACCGGTGTCGCACGTCCGAGAGCGCAGTCCGCCAGATGTACGAGGCATGGGGCAGCAGTTCGAGCATGGCGGTTGTCCCGGTCAATCTCCGTGCTTGGCACGCAGCTTCGTGCTCAGTCGGCACACGAGCTGTGCGCGTTCGGTCTCGTCGATCCAGTCCTGCAGCGTGGCGGCGATCTCGTCTTCGGGCACCGGCGCGCCCGGGAGCGGGCACGAGGCCCCGAGCTGCCGATCCGCGATCGCCCGATACCGCGTGAGCGTCCGATCGCCGTACATCGAGACGAAGTCGAATTCTTCGTTCAGGAACAAGACGACCGGCACGCGGTTGCCATCGTTGATGACCAGCCGCCGCGCCAGGTCCATGTGCTCGTCGCGGTCAACGACTCGGAGCTCGATGAGGTCGGGGCGGAGGCTGGCGATGGCGTCCAGCATGGGCACCTGCTGCACGCAGTCTCCGCACCACGTGCCGCTGACGCACAGGAGGTGCATCTTGCGGACGAAGCCATCAAAAAGCTCTCGATGGACCTCGGTCGGATGCACGCGCTGGCGGAAGTCATTCCACGCGTGGCGATGATTGTCGCTGCCGGTCGCGACGTAGTCGCCGTACGAAAGGCCGCGAGCAAACTTCTCTCTCAGGTACGTCGTCTCGATCATGCTCGCACGATACGCGGCGGACGCGCCGTTCCGCACTCGGGGCAGGTCTCCCCTACGACCGCCGAGAGGTCGTAGCCGCACGCGAAGCACGCGGGCGTGCGAGCGCAGCGACGGGCCTCGCGACCGATCACGGCGTACTGGGCCGCAAACGCCGCGAGCGTGCCGATGAACCACGCAAGACCGAACCCGAGCACCGCTGCGGCGAGCAGCGGATAGGCGGTGATACCGAACGGCCCGGTGGACTCGGTCGTGGCGATCGAGCCGTCGGGGTTGAACGTGGTGACCTGCTCGTAGACGGTCGAGACGGCCGCCACGAACGCCAGCCACCCGCCGGCCCCAGCGACGAAGGCAGCCGGCACGACTGCGGCCACGACAACGCGACGACGCCGATAGATGGCCCCAAGGAAGGCCCGGGCCTCGCTCCACGCGAGACCGAGCTCCCGGGCCGCGGCGGCGGCCGGAGCGACGGCCCACAGCACTCTGGCGGCCGATCGTCTCATGCGGTGGTGATTGGGAAGTGGAGCGGAAGAGATTCGAACTCTCGACCTCATCATTGCGAACGATGCGCTCTACCAACTGAGCTACCGCCCCTCGCGAACGGTCCCTCGGGCCCGCGCGGGCGGAGTATAGGTCGGCCCGGCCGCAGGGCGTCAGGGCGGACCTTTTATGCCCGATAACGACGAGAAATCCCACCGACTTCCGCGACATTCCTGGCGCGGGAGGGCCGATCTGCCGTTATATTGGTTAGTGCTAACTACGGGCTTCCGCCGGCGGCGCGATTCGGTCCGAGGAGGGACGGGCCGATGCGGCCGCGGCCGGCGGCACGATCGTGAGGGCGACGACGATGGACACACGACCCGGACGGATCGAACGAGTGCGCTGCCGAGCGGTGGTGCTGGGGATGACGGTACTGACCTTCGCGGCGGCGTCGCTGGGCGGCTGCTCGTCCCACGGCCACTACGCCTACGGCTATGGCGCTCCCGGATACGGGCACTACTCGTACGGGCATTGCGGCGGCGGCGATGCCGGGCTTCTCGTGCTGCTGGTCTACGGCGCAGCCGGGCTGCTCCACTGGTGCTTCAACTAGCCGGAGCGCCGTTAGTTGATGTAAAAGATCGAGCGGAACAGGTCGTCGCCGAAGGTGTCTTCCATGTCCTGCCACAATTCGTCGCGGGTGACGGGCCGATCCTCGACGGGCACGAGGTACGGCGCTGCGGCGGAGCCCTGGACCCAGTAGAACACGTCGAAGTCTCGAGGCTCTTCGAAGAACGCGCGCACGTCGATGCCCTGCGATCCATCGCCGCGCCAGAACCGCAGCAGCTTCTCGCCTTCGAGCAGCGCTTCGGCCTCGTCGAGCAAGTCGAGCCACATGGTCACCTGGGGCTCGCCGAGCGCGACGCCGCGTATCGCCGGCGACTGGTGCGGCGCTGGCAGCCACTCGCGGTCGTCGTCGGTCTCGGCCCGAGCGCTCTCCCACATCTCGCGGCTGTGGCCGATCGCCTTGAGCAGGTGCTGCCGGGCGCGGGACATGCGTTCCGCCCCGTCGTCGGCCAACGGAAAATCAAGGCTGCCCACGAAGGCGAGGATGTCCGAGACGTCGATGTCCATGCCGGTGGGATCCAGCGGCTTGTTCTGCTGGAGGAACGGGTAGGGCGTCTTGGGCCTGGGAAAGAAGAGGTGGGCGCAGCGATCGAACATCTCGCGGTTGTCGTAGGCCAGCATGATCTCGCCGGCCGCCATGAGCACGTCGTTGTACGCGCGCAGCCATTGCAGGTCCGTGGCGTCGAGCCCGAGCACGAACGACTGCTGCTCTTGCGGAATGTTGACGCCGTCGCGGAACACGATCGCAAACGCGCGGGCCGGTTCTTCCTGCCGCGAGGCAGTGCCGTCGCCGTTGAAGTCCAGCGGGATCTCGGCCATGTCGAGTCGGAGCTTCCAGTCACCATCGGCCGGCACGTCGTTGAGCAGTTCGTCGGCCTCGCGCAAGTCATCGAGCCACCCCTGCATGATGCCGCGCACCTCGCCCGCGGTGACTTCCTTGGGCTCGGGGTTCATGCCGGCCTGCATCATGCCGCGGAACATCATCATGCTGCCGGCGCGAACGGGCTGGCCCGCGCCGTAGTCGTAGAGCTGCTGGACGGCGTGCTCGCCGCTGCGGAAGAAGACCGCCAGCGCGTGAGCGAACCGCGTGCGCGCATCGGCGTCTCCGCCTTCGACGCGGGCGCCCAGCGAATCCACGGCGCTGCTGAGCGTCGCACCCTCGGCGGTAAACGCCTCGGTGACGGGGTCGCTGGCGGTGCCCGCTTGGGCGTGCACCGCAACGAGGCACCCGCACAGGCCAAGGACGCGTTCGATTCGGTTTCGCATGGCTCCAGCCTCCCTCGAGATGGTCGCTCGCTGCCGCGCATCGGCGGTCCCGAGCGTGTACCGTGCATGTTATGGCGAGCACCCCAGACGAGCGGCAGAACCCCAACGATGGCCTGACCCGGCGGGACTTCATGCGGACGACATCCGCCGGCCTGGCGGCGGCCGCGGGCG contains:
- a CDS encoding alpha/beta hydrolase, which gives rise to MTPTGATGQHASADSAHTASSPASGRPITLRGLSGTVPATVEEVGAGAAVVFLHGLVGLNEHWEEVVRLAEPSVRCVLLQVPLLDLRGDDCSIDGVTALTIDFLQKHFDHPVVLVGNSFGGHVALRVALQRPDLVRGLVLAGSSGLIEKSMVSDVQLRPSRGWLQRKIGELFYDPSTHMRDSDIERAYQQLSERGGARAMVRLSRSARRNHLGSRMSGIGAPTLLIWGKQDIVTPPEAAEQFASMLGRSRLVWFDRCGHVPMMEHPEPFAQELVEFVESLGPEKPDA
- a CDS encoding GH3 auxin-responsive promoter family protein → MARTAITDQPGGLRWTSLIGAGLHARVAGRAKKLRRYDYWNANTAYVQRAQLRSLLEQAKDTAFGCEYGFASVLKASDADIAGEYRKAVPARDYVAFLPYVQRMVEGAEPDVLWPGLVKQFCQTSGTTAGDKRIPISDAMMKSNFKASLDIFSHAINWGVSIPMLFGGRALFLGGSSALERQDNGMLIGDLSGIATQQIRWPLSEIYSPGKDIALMDHWPSKLDAMAELTSTQDIRMISGMPSWTVALMEKVLAKTGKQRIDQVWPNLTLFTHGGVRYDPFEPTVRRLFTGGERDIPVRLELYPASEGFIAVQDEFGEPGMRLNADHGNFYEFVRLEDIGEDDAEAVCADEAEPGQRYVVVMSTCAGLWRYVIGDVVVFDSVPNRMGWGGGTGPARLRIVGRHKLFINAFGENLIVENIETAVAHAARETGIEVGEFTASPVYPGNGVRSGLQLAVEVVRRGDLGQFAEAFDAKLQGEVVDYRVKRTDGLGMAPPIVTPLEPGAIHRWMESRGKLGGQHKVPRCANHREFMDALAGPVEASPAAANRP
- a CDS encoding glycosyltransferase family 9 protein: MRILISNPDTIGDVVLREPLFRALAEAGHELALVVSPLVQPMARAVAPTARLIELPINVYDGKLDADDERLDDVVEAAEAFDPEVLVGAPFTWTILEERLCEAFPKARRIGQAGGKFLDSEFSLDGATPVLFDEVVRVNEDLHELRKSEALARAVLNAGVYLDEPRLVLNDELQRSADAVLARLELKRGSFLAACVGHQEYTAVRNWRPERWAEALAHWMVEYDRPVLLLGAQGESEVARTIGDALEAKGLEPRHWFGGPEGDTLLLAALLDASRAYVGKDTGPMHMAAALGKPVLAVFGGGTWPRFRPLVKPSVSITLAVPCSPCDWRCEQRRSHCVKDVPVSAVTAQIDRFENGEVEGADVVQIEPSRAMLVGMAGDAARAAKHYRAELSIARRSLKKKNEETREKAMSDNAVMQRLDKLEQVLRNSRSDEAERRASEVTQKLTQNTQALEQARRELASAVERADTANQATSSLKAEIEQLRTQLEQSRQRLHESESRAAEAEKTRDKAAMQRDAAEREAAELRAKYAGVDLPKLRADLSKARRLVGALQGENNDLKLRADQRLEERRAMEKLADQRLVAVQNLENKLGELLASRWRQMGQRLHVAMVLPWEEAERRRLLGTGTNGQH
- a CDS encoding glycosyltransferase, which produces MSTTRTESTGLLHHARRLTERMRTLDAGTSIEDALVSALDGERGVVLVAGEPGAAVQDAIARACDERGWQAYVAVGDAESARTLVETLRRAVIVEHNATELLRTLPVKPCVTIVQDAEALPAIARVACDGGLAILVDETKAEDGAWARIGGGDTYAVLERRSTASGILPVRLDDEMFGRLGDLTRRALVEGPTPAAEATMRTPAVAPPRGYGSRQTRRELIELVMHARKSLAPRRERRMLEGLSRWPWVVPQGEPLPPTMPDGSPWPKISIVTPTYNQGHFIEETILSIIHQGYPNLEHILMDGSSTDDTMEVVDRYRDHFSVIVSEKDEGQSDAINKGFERATGEILTWINSDDLVAPGALAAAAIAFKTSGADFVNGISQVFKEGRLVHQCITSCGEGPMPLQDMLDLENCWLTGQFWWQPDSFFTKDLWDRAGAHVRVDWYYSMDYELWLRMAQAGARVHSIGRPICWYRTHEDQKTSEGEGSGFRGELPKVVVDHCEKHGIVREQREKEVVKGRLRVALFNDVGFEYGAGIAQRRLAEAFASAGHDVRVLAATHPEPVRETPTVSAEAVLAALDAVEPDLVIIGNVHGADIAPEALSAIANKHETVFFMHDAWLLTGRETYFGDNEDFLTGIVGRTSTQAGYPAMEESAIRPAWEAKRRFLTGCENLTILTNSQWLADRATAALDALDAAGDADAGKAPFDLGHRPPVHAVRYGLDVDALRPRDKATCRDALGLPKDDFLIMASACSLDDDRKGIAYLAKALKQLGLPDATVVGVGYVPPNAKPPIPGMRAMGYMRDPQQLAMLYSACDLFVAPSTDEAFGQVFIEAAACGTPAIGFPVGGVPEAITHGVTGLVAREVSSEALAEAIDTLYRDDAYRSNLGRWARIHAQNEWSLYTSYQRLHVALTESGAGNRIGLSRKIDFTRPSPVPEHATLLPTSGPAYEPRFGFDHWEGPKPDQNLGRFRWLRGGTAAAVLHARSSGHARLAITCRNLHKGQRLRLVLNGATVHEGSIPVTQPHTDHALTLPVAVNQGANHLQLQLWKWNQGEGRPLSLMLTDLRLIED
- a CDS encoding ABC transporter permease; translated protein: MLELLPHASYIWRTALSDVRHRYAGAGVGVLWNVIQPLSMILIYSLVFASIMSREGTNDAPYVVYLCSAMIPWLAFSETVSRGSQAVVANAQYLRKLPIPESAFVAQTVVSAAIGLVISYAILAVAAIPFGFIPNAYWLLAPVPFVLLLMLGFGLGALGAAVVPFVKDVAEVIRIVLMIGFWAYPMVYKPEILPEAVQAALPYNPTYPALEAGRQMMLEGRLPDLWLLPVALGWAVLFTTLGLLALRAARAEIRDVI
- a CDS encoding thioredoxin family protein encodes the protein MIETTYLREKFARGLSYGDYVATGSDNHRHAWNDFRQRVHPTEVHRELFDGFVRKMHLLCVSGTWCGDCVQQVPMLDAIASLRPDLIELRVVDRDEHMDLARRLVINDGNRVPVVLFLNEEFDFVSMYGDRTLTRYRAIADRQLGASCPLPGAPVPEDEIAATLQDWIDETERAQLVCRLSTKLRAKHGD